In the genome of Deltaproteobacteria bacterium, the window GCCCGGGTCGAGGCCCTCGAGGCCGAGCTCGGCGAGCTCCGGGAGCAGCACCAGAGCGAGGTGGCCCGGCTCGAGGAGGAGCTGCGGGCCGAGCGGGTGGAGATCGAGACGCTGCGGGCCGTGCGGGAGGGGCTGGAGAGCCAGCTCGCCGCGGCGGAGGGCGAGGCCAAGAGCCTGCGCGCCGGGCTGCGCGAGGCCCGGGAGGAGCACGAGAAGGCCGAGGCCGCCTGGGGCGCCGCGCGCCGCAGCATGGAGGAGGTCGCCTCGCAGGCGGCCGAGAGCTCGCGGGCGGCCCTGGCAGAGAGCCGCCTCGCGCGGCAGACCCTCGAGTCGAGGCTCCAGGATCTCGAGTCCGAGCTCGACGCCGCGGCCGAGCGCGAGCAGGCCCTCGGCGCCGCGCTGGAGGCAGCGCAGGAGGAGGCCGGGCGGGTGGAGCTGGAGGCCCAGGAGTGGGAGGGCCAGGCGGCCCTGGCCCACGAGCAGCTCGAGAACCAGAACGCCGAGCTGGAGGCGCAGAGCGCCGAGCTCGAGGCGCTCCGCGAGGGTCAGGAGGAGCGCGAGAGCTGGCTCGCTGGCCTGCGCGGGGAGGTGGAGAAGCTCGAGGAGGAGCTCGCCGGCGCCGCGGAGCGAAACCGCGAGCTGGAGAAGGCCCTCGAGAAGGAGCAGAAGGCCCACACCACGACCCGCGATCAGCTCGAGGCGGGCGCCGCCCAGACGGCCGCCCGGCAGCGAGAGCGGGACGAGGCCCGGGAGGCCTCGCAGGCGTCCTCGGAGAAGCTCGAGGCCCGCGAGGCGGAGCTCGAGGCCCGCGAGGCAGAGCTCGCCGGGCTGCGCGGCGAGCTGGCGTCGGTCCGCGAGGCGGCGGAGGCCGCCAGGGCCGAGGCCGACGAGGTCCGCGCCGAGCGGGAATCGCTGCGCGAGACGCTGGCCTCGACCCGCGAGACCCTCGAGAAGATCGAGGCCGAGGCGGAGGAGGCCCAGTTCCGGCTCACCCAGAGCGCGGTGGAGCTCGAGACCCTCACCCGGGAGAAGGAGGGCCTGCAGGCCGAGCTGGGCGCCGAGCGAGAGCGCCTCCAGGCCGAGCTGGGCGCCGAGCGAGAGCGCCTCCAGGACGAGCTGCGCGAGGCGCAGGAGCGGCTGGCCGGCGTCGAGGCCCTGCTCGGCGACACCCGGGAGGCGCGAGAGGGCGCCGAGGCGGGCCTGAGCGAGGCGCGAGAGCAGCAGGAGAAGACCGAGGCCGAGCTGCGCGCGGCCCGCGAGAAGCAGGGCGAGATCGAGGCCGAGCTGGGCGCGGCCCGCGAGAGGCAGGGTGAGATCGAGGCCGAGCTGGGCGCGGCCCGCGAGCGGCAGGGCGAGGTCGAGGCCGAGCTGCGCGGCGCGCAGGAGCGCCTCTCCGCCCTCGAGGCCGAGCTGAGCGAGGTCCGCGAGGGCCGGAACGGCACCGAGGCCGAGCTCGCGGGGCTGCGGGAGCAGCTCGAGCGCGAGCAGGCGGCCCGCGCCGAGCTGGCCGCCGCCGCCGAGGAGGCGGCGGGCCGGGAGTCCGGGCTCGAGCAGGAGCGGGACGAGGCCCGGGAGCGGATCGCGGCCCTCGAGGCCTCCCTGGCCGAGAGCGAGGCCCGGGAGCAGGCCTCCCGGGAGCGCGCCGAGGCGGCGGAGGCAGAGCGGGTGGGGCTGGCCGATCCCGCCGAGCTCGCGCGCCTGGAGCAGGAGCTGGGCAGCGCCCGCGAGTCGCTGGCGGCCTCCTCCGAGGCCGGCGAGCAGGCCCGGGCGAGGGTGGAGCGCCTGGAGGCCGAGCTCGGAGAGAAGGCCGGGCTCGACCGGCAGACCCTCGAGGAGCTCGAGGCCCGGCTCGCCGAGGCGCAGGGCGCCCGGGACGAGCTCGCCGGAGAGCTCGCCGGCGCGAAGCAGGCCCTGGAGGCCGCCACCGCCTCGCTGGACACCGTGCGGGGAGAGCGGAGCGAGCTCGAGGCGCGCCTGTCCGCCAGCGAGGAGGAGGCGACCCGCCTGCGGCAGTCCGGCGAGGCCGCGGAGGTCCGCGCCGCCCAGGCCGCGCAGGCCGCCGAGGAGGCCCGCGCCCAGGTCTCCGCGGCGGCCGCCGCGGCCATCGACCCCGCCCGGATCGAGGAGCTCGAGCAGCAGCTCGCCGCGGCGCGCAAGACCGCCGCCGAGCGCGAGCAGCAGCAGCAGGCGCTCGCCGACGGCCGGGCCGCGGCGGAGGAGAAGCTCGCCCTCGAGCAGGCCGCCCGGGCCGCCCTCGAGGAGCGGGTGAGCTCCCTGGAGGAGGCTGCCCGGAGCGCCGCCGAGGCCCCGCCGCCGCCGGCCCCGGTCGACGAGGGCCGCCTCCACGAGCTCGAGGGCCGCGTGAAGGAGCTCAAGTCGCGCTGGGCCGAGACCCAGGCGGCGCTCCAGGAGCGGGACGCCGCGCTGGCCGAGGCCCAGGAGGCCCTCGCGGCCAGCCAGGGCGCGCCGGACGCCGCCGCCGAGCTCCAGGCCGCCCTGCAGCGCAGCAGCGAGCTCGAGGCCGCGCTCCGGCAGACCCAGCAGGTGGTCCAGCAGCTCCAGCAGGCCGCGGCGGCGTCGCCGCCCGCGGGCGCCGCGGCCGGCGGCGACGCCGAGGTGGCGGCCGAGCGGGATCGCCTCAAGGCGCGGCTCGCGGACCGCGAGGCAGCGCTCGAGCAGCTGAAGGCGGATCAGGACGGCCTGATGGCCGCCGTCGCCCAGCTCAAGCAGGCGCTCCGGACCAAGGAGGAGTCGGTGACGATCCTCCAGCAGAAGCTGCAGGCCGCCCGGGGGGGCGCGTGAGCGAGCTCCTCTCCTTCTCGAAGTACCAGGGCCTCGGCAACGACTTCGTCCTGGTCGACGGGCGGCAGGCCGAGCTGGGCCTGGAGGCCGCGGAGGTTCGCCGCATCTGCGAGCGCCGCCTCGGCGTGGGCGCCGACGGGATCCTCGAGCTGCGGAGGCCCGAGGACCCGGCCGCCCTGGTGCAGATGGTGGTGCACAACGCGGACGGCAGCGTCGCCGAGAACTGCGGCAACGGCCTGCGCTGCGTGGTCCGCCACCTGGTCCGCACCGGTGAGGCACCACCCGAGGGCGAGATCGTGATCGAGACCGGGGCCGGGCCGGTGCGCGCCCGCCTGGAGGGCGAGGAGGTGGAGGTGGAGATGGGGGCCGCGCGCTCCGACGCCGCCTCGCTCCAGCTCACCGGCCCCCTGGGCGAGAGCCCGGACGACGATCCGGACGAGCCCCTCCTCCAGGTCTCCCTGAAGCTGAAGGACCGGAAGGTGGAGGGGACCGGCGTCTCCCTGGGCAACCCTCACCTCGTGCTCTTCGACGCCTCCCGCGAGCAGGCCGAGGCCCTGGGCCAGGAGATCTCGACCCACGAGCGCTTCGCCGCCGGGGTGAACGCCGGCTTCGCCCACCTCGCGGCGGACGGCGGGATCGACCTGACCGTCTGGGAGCGGGGCGCCGGCCTGACCCTCGCCTGTGGAACCGGCGCCTGCGCCGCCGTCGCCGCGGCGGTGGCGACCCGCCGGCGGCCCTCGGGGCGCTGGATCGAGGTCCGCCTGCCGGGCGGGCCGCTGAAGGTGAAGGCCGCCGAGGACCTCTCCCAGATCTGGATGCGAGGCCCCGCGGTCCACGTCTTCGACGGCCGCCTCGAGCGGGTGGCTCCGGCGGACGGGGAGGACGAGGCGTGAAGCGGATCCTCGTCGTCGACGACGAGCTCTTCTTCCGGGAGCTCTTCCACGACTACCTCACCGCCAACCCCGAGTGGGAGGTGGAGGTCGCCGGCGGCGCCGAGGAGGCCCTCACCCGCTTCGAGCGGGGCGGCATCGACCTGGTGATCTCGGATCTGGTGATGACCGGGACCGACGGCCTGCAGCTGGTGGCGGCCCTGCGCGAGCGCAAGCCCGAGCTCCCGGTGGTGGTGGTCACCCAGCGGGACGACGTGAAGGCCGCGGTGGACGCCCTGCGGCTGGGCGTGAACGAGTACCTGATCAAGCCGGTCGATCGGGAGATGCTCCACCTCGCGCTCGCCCGCGCCTTCGCCACCACCGGGCTGCGCCGCGCCGCCGAGCGCCTCGAGAAGGTGGAGGAGGAGTACCTCGCCTCCGAGCGCCTCTACCGGGCCTGCCTCCAGCTGGTGGAGGAGACCGACCCCCTGCGGCTGCAGGACGCCATCCTCGAGCAGCTCACTCGCCTCACCCAGGCCCAGGGCGCGGCCCTCTGGTTCGGCCCGGGCGACGGCAAGCGCCCCTTCGCGCTCCTGGCCCACGCCGGGGTCGTCGATCACGAGGCGCTGCCCTCGAGCTTCGACCTCTCCGAGGACACGCCGGCGGCCGCTCGCCTGCGGGAGCAGGCCGCCTACGTCGAGGGCAGCGAGCGCCTCCTCCTGCCCCTGATCGTCGGCGCCCGGCCGGTGGGGGTCGTGCGGCTCTCGGACAAGCTCTCCGGGGACTTCGACGAGCGGGACGTGATCCGGGCCCGCACGGTGGCGAACTTCGCCGCGGCCTCCCTCTCCAACGCCCGCCGCTTCGCCCAGCTGCAGCGGGTGGGCCTGCGGGACCGGGACACCGCCGCCTACAACCTGACCTACTTCATCGACTACGCCGGCAAGGAGATCTACAAGGCGCGGCGCTACCGGCGGGCCTTCTCCCTGGTCTCCCTGCAGGTCGACAACCTCGGCCTCATCCGGAGGGCGCTCCCGGCGGACACGACCCGCACGATCCACCGGGCGCTGATCCAGGCGGCCCAGGCCGTCATCCGCGACTCGGACATCCTGGCGAAGGTCACCGACGACACCTTCTACCTGCTGCTGCCCGAGACCGACTACTTCGGGGCGATCATGTTCGCGCGCCGGGCGCTGGCGGGCTTCCGCACCGCGCCGGTGATCGAGCGGCTGAGTGTGCCGCCGATGATGGTGGTGGGCTGCGCCGCCTTCCCGAGCGATGGGGACGACTTCGACGAGCTGATCCACCAGTGCCGCCGCCGGCAGGACGAGGTGCGCGCGAGCCCCTACCGGAAGCTCCACCTCGAGGGGCATGGCTTCTGGGATCTCTTCGAGGCCCTCCACCAGGCCCCCGAGGCCACCGTGGCCTCCGGCAACGCCGGCCGCCGCTGCGGCCTCGACGGCACGACCCGCCAGGTGCTCCTGGCCGAGGTGGCCCGCAAGCTGGAGCGCGAGACCGCGGTGCGGGGCCTGGTCTACTACGGAGCCCCGCGGATCGACGGGGAGATCCCCCTCGTCGCGGGCCTGGAGCCCGGCGAGAAGTTCGAGACCCAGGTCTACCTCCTCGGCCGAAGCGTCATCGACTGCCCGGATCGCACCAGCGTCACGGCGGTCAACCTGCCGGACGAGCGCCGCCTGGAGGACCGCCACTTCCTCCTCATCCTCACCGAGACCGCTCACTACGCCTGGCTGGAGCAGGGCAAGACCGTCTATCAGACCAGCGACTCCACCCTGGTGCAGGCCCTGGTGGCCCGCATCCAGGAGACCTACGACCTCCAGCGCCACCTCTAGGTTCCCTCGACCATGGCCGAGAACTCCTCCCGCCGGATCCTGATCGCCGATGGCGACGTGCAGAGCACGCGCCGGCTCGCGGCGGCGCTGCGGGCCCGCGGCCACCAGGTGCTGACGGTCTC includes:
- a CDS encoding response regulator → MKRILVVDDELFFRELFHDYLTANPEWEVEVAGGAEEALTRFERGGIDLVISDLVMTGTDGLQLVAALRERKPELPVVVVTQRDDVKAAVDALRLGVNEYLIKPVDREMLHLALARAFATTGLRRAAERLEKVEEEYLASERLYRACLQLVEETDPLRLQDAILEQLTRLTQAQGAALWFGPGDGKRPFALLAHAGVVDHEALPSSFDLSEDTPAAARLREQAAYVEGSERLLLPLIVGARPVGVVRLSDKLSGDFDERDVIRARTVANFAAASLSNARRFAQLQRVGLRDRDTAAYNLTYFIDYAGKEIYKARRYRRAFSLVSLQVDNLGLIRRALPADTTRTIHRALIQAAQAVIRDSDILAKVTDDTFYLLLPETDYFGAIMFARRALAGFRTAPVIERLSVPPMMVVGCAAFPSDGDDFDELIHQCRRRQDEVRASPYRKLHLEGHGFWDLFEALHQAPEATVASGNAGRRCGLDGTTRQVLLAEVARKLERETAVRGLVYYGAPRIDGEIPLVAGLEPGEKFETQVYLLGRSVIDCPDRTSVTAVNLPDERRLEDRHFLLILTETAHYAWLEQGKTVYQTSDSTLVQALVARIQETYDLQRHL
- the dapF gene encoding diaminopimelate epimerase: MSELLSFSKYQGLGNDFVLVDGRQAELGLEAAEVRRICERRLGVGADGILELRRPEDPAALVQMVVHNADGSVAENCGNGLRCVVRHLVRTGEAPPEGEIVIETGAGPVRARLEGEEVEVEMGAARSDAASLQLTGPLGESPDDDPDEPLLQVSLKLKDRKVEGTGVSLGNPHLVLFDASREQAEALGQEISTHERFAAGVNAGFAHLAADGGIDLTVWERGAGLTLACGTGACAAVAAAVATRRRPSGRWIEVRLPGGPLKVKAAEDLSQIWMRGPAVHVFDGRLERVAPADGEDEA